From the Lactobacillus johnsonii genome, the window TACAAATAAGTCGGTTGGTAATATGAACCATTAATATACATTTGCTGAATAATGAAATGTGGCAAATGTAGACTTTCTAGAAAGGATAAAGTGGTTTTAGCACCATGCGCTTCTTGATTCATAAAATTACCCCACCGAGCAATTACCTGGGCAGCCATTACACCTGGAGCTATGATATCAAGCATTAGAAATGGCGGTAGCATTCGTTGATGACAAAAAATTAACAACACTATTAGTCCAGCGATCAAACCACCATAAATAGCAATCCCACCATTCCAAATAGCAATTATTTGGTCGGGATGTTGAGAAAAATAGCCCCATTCAAAAACTACATAATATATTCGAGCTCCAATAAAACCAATCGGAACTGCCCAAAGGAGGAAGTCAATGAAGTCATCAGGCATAATATGCCTTTTCTTTCCTTCATTAATTGCCATTAAAGTTGCTACTAAAACTCCCGTAGCCATTAAAATACCGTACCACTTAACTTGAAGCGGGCCCAGATTAAAAGCTACAGGATTTAAGGCTAAACTCATTTCCTGCTTTCACCCTCGTCTTTTTTAGAATTGTCTGAAATTAATTCAGTTAGATTTTGTTCAAATTTTTGACTAGCATCATAACCCATTTTCTTAGCTCTGAAATTCATAGCTGCCACTTCAATAATAATAGCTAGATTTCGGCCCACTTTAACTGGAACAGTTACTTGCGGTACATCTACTTCAAAAATTTCACGCGTCTTTTCATTAAACCCTAAGCGATCATAATTAGCTTTTGGATCCCAATTTTGCAAACAAATTATCAATTGAATTTCAGTACTGTCTTTAACTGCT encodes:
- the lgt gene encoding prolipoprotein diacylglyceryl transferase, giving the protein MSLALNPVAFNLGPLQVKWYGILMATGVLVATLMAINEGKKRHIMPDDFIDFLLWAVPIGFIGARIYYVVFEWGYFSQHPDQIIAIWNGGIAIYGGLIAGLIVLLIFCHQRMLPPFLMLDIIAPGVMAAQVIARWGNFMNQEAHGAKTTLSFLESLHLPHFIIQQMYINGSYYQPTYLYESTLNLIGLILILSLRHRKHLFKRGEIFLSYVIWYSAVRFFVEGMRTDSLYIANTIRVSQALSLILFFGAIILWIYRRKVVKPKWYLAGSGLKYPYNRD